The following proteins come from a genomic window of Paeniglutamicibacter kerguelensis:
- a CDS encoding M20 family metallo-hydrolase, producing the protein MSDTTFLADFHHVATFGATGNNGVERQAATPEDKLSRDWFAGFAAERGWEVRVDGIGNMFALIDLVPGAPYILLGSHLDSQPLGGRFDGAYGVLAGLHAAERVAERLAAEGAVPEFNLAVVNWFNEEGGRFAPSIMGSSVFAGLMDQDKMLAVKDLAGTTVAEALGAIGYLGTDERPELAGYAEIHIEQGRILEREGITLGAVDYSWYTQKLDIEVLGEQSHTGATAMADRHDALVAASKVVLLVHGVTAKFDDEALVSSVGQLTLEPNSPIVVARRVHLVADLRAASPQIVAEARASLLADIAQIAKDHDIRINVNDFDVRGIQYYPEEGLELTEKVAANLGLGVRRIRTMAGHDSVAMNRIVPTVMMFIPSVDGVSHCEREFTTDEDMLAGVRALGEVAWEMVNGALAAAPVDGQEPAKAGAA; encoded by the coding sequence ATGAGTGACACAACATTCCTCGCCGACTTCCACCACGTAGCCACCTTCGGGGCCACCGGCAACAACGGCGTAGAGCGCCAGGCCGCCACCCCCGAGGACAAACTCAGCCGCGACTGGTTCGCCGGATTCGCCGCGGAACGCGGCTGGGAGGTGCGCGTCGACGGGATCGGGAACATGTTCGCGCTGATCGACCTGGTCCCCGGCGCCCCCTACATCCTGCTGGGCTCCCACCTGGATTCCCAGCCGCTGGGCGGGCGCTTCGACGGGGCCTACGGGGTGCTGGCGGGGCTGCACGCTGCCGAACGCGTGGCCGAACGCTTGGCCGCCGAAGGCGCCGTACCGGAGTTCAACCTTGCGGTGGTGAACTGGTTCAACGAGGAAGGCGGGCGCTTCGCCCCCTCCATCATGGGCTCCTCGGTCTTCGCCGGGCTCATGGACCAGGACAAGATGCTCGCGGTCAAGGACCTGGCCGGCACCACCGTCGCCGAGGCGCTGGGTGCCATCGGCTACCTGGGCACCGACGAACGCCCGGAACTCGCCGGCTACGCCGAGATCCACATCGAGCAGGGCCGGATCCTGGAACGCGAGGGCATCACGCTCGGGGCCGTCGACTACTCCTGGTACACCCAGAAGCTGGACATCGAAGTCCTGGGCGAACAGTCCCACACCGGGGCCACGGCCATGGCCGACCGCCACGATGCACTGGTGGCGGCCTCCAAGGTGGTTCTGCTGGTCCACGGCGTCACGGCGAAGTTCGACGACGAGGCACTGGTTTCCTCGGTGGGCCAGCTGACCCTGGAACCCAACTCGCCGATCGTGGTGGCCCGCCGCGTGCACCTGGTGGCCGACCTGCGCGCGGCATCGCCGCAGATCGTCGCCGAGGCGAGGGCCTCGCTGCTGGCCGACATCGCGCAGATCGCCAAGGACCACGACATCCGCATCAACGTCAACGATTTCGACGTCCGCGGGATCCAGTACTACCCGGAAGAGGGGCTGGAGCTGACCGAAAAGGTCGCGGCCAACCTGGGCCTGGGCGTGCGCCGGATCCGCACCATGGCGGGACACGACTCGGTGGCGATGAACAGGATTGTACCCACCGTCATGATGTTCATCCCGTCGGTGGACGGGGTCAGCCACTGCGAACGCGAATTCACGACCGATGAGGACATGTTGGCGGGCGTCCGGGCGCTGGGCGAGGTGGCCTGGGAGATGGTCAACGGGGCACTGGCCGCCGCACCTGTCGACGGGCAGGAACCTGCAAAGGCGGGCGCGGCATGA